One window of Alkaliphilus metalliredigens QYMF genomic DNA carries:
- a CDS encoding ABC transporter ATP-binding protein, with protein sequence MIKRFIKYYKAHLPLFYLDFGCAFLMAGMDLVFPFVVRKMIDDVFPARDLRLILWIALGMVILYIVRSILQYIVDYWGHVLGVRIEHDMRKDLFHHINKQSFTYFDNTKTGHIMSRLVNDLHDLSELAHHGPEDLFIATITLVGSFIILLTINGPLALITFALVPIMMWFAINKNRRMQRAFKDMRLKVADINAQVEDSISGVRVVKSFNNEHYEEEKFQEGNVKFRVSREKAFQVMAEFFAGVNFFSNFTNLAVLIGGGIFIYQGQMTTGDLFAFLLYVSMFMQPIRRLTTLVENYQKGMAGFSRFVEVLELDPEIVDSENAKEMGRAEGRINFQHVTFSYNNQQNVLQDITMEVKTGETVAFVGPSGGGKTTLCSLIPRFYEVEQGSIQIDGVDIKEITQSSLRENIGIVQQDVFLFSGTVKENIAYGKQNPTDEEVMEAAKKANAHEFIMKLENGYDTYIGERGVKLSGGQKQRLSIARIFLKNPPILILDEATSALDNETEKIIQQSLFSLSENRTTLVIAHRLATIRNADRIMVLTDEGIAEEGSHEELLQQEGIYARLYKAQFDGFIPDVA encoded by the coding sequence ATGATTAAAAGATTTATTAAATACTATAAAGCACATCTACCATTATTCTATCTAGATTTTGGATGTGCATTTTTAATGGCTGGGATGGACTTGGTTTTTCCCTTCGTTGTAAGAAAGATGATTGACGATGTTTTTCCGGCCAGAGACCTTCGATTAATTCTATGGATAGCTCTAGGGATGGTGATCCTTTATATTGTACGCTCTATCCTACAATACATTGTAGATTATTGGGGCCACGTATTGGGCGTTCGAATAGAGCATGATATGAGGAAGGATTTATTTCATCATATCAACAAACAATCCTTTACTTACTTTGACAATACGAAAACTGGGCATATTATGTCTAGATTGGTCAATGACCTTCATGATTTGTCAGAACTGGCCCACCATGGCCCGGAGGATCTTTTTATTGCCACAATCACATTAGTAGGATCCTTTATTATTCTACTAACTATTAACGGGCCCCTGGCCTTGATTACATTTGCACTTGTTCCCATTATGATGTGGTTTGCCATTAACAAAAACCGCAGGATGCAACGAGCATTTAAGGACATGCGATTAAAGGTAGCTGACATCAATGCACAGGTGGAGGATAGCATTTCTGGCGTCCGTGTGGTAAAGTCCTTCAATAATGAACACTATGAGGAAGAAAAGTTCCAAGAGGGAAATGTAAAATTTAGAGTTTCTCGGGAGAAAGCATTTCAGGTCATGGCAGAATTTTTTGCTGGTGTTAATTTCTTCTCTAACTTTACAAACTTAGCAGTTCTTATTGGGGGTGGAATCTTCATTTATCAAGGACAAATGACCACAGGAGACTTATTTGCGTTTCTATTATATGTCTCTATGTTTATGCAGCCCATACGAAGGCTCACAACCCTAGTGGAAAATTATCAAAAAGGGATGGCTGGATTCAGTCGCTTTGTTGAAGTGCTAGAACTGGACCCTGAGATTGTGGACAGTGAAAATGCAAAAGAGATGGGACGCGCAGAGGGAAGGATTAACTTCCAGCATGTGACCTTTAGCTATAATAATCAACAGAATGTTCTTCAGGATATTACTATGGAGGTAAAAACAGGTGAAACCGTGGCCTTTGTAGGTCCATCTGGGGGAGGAAAGACCACATTGTGTAGCTTGATTCCAAGGTTTTATGAGGTGGAACAGGGAAGTATTCAAATTGATGGCGTTGACATTAAAGAGATCACACAAAGCTCTCTTCGAGAAAATATAGGGATTGTTCAACAAGATGTCTTCTTATTTTCAGGAACGGTTAAAGAAAACATTGCTTATGGCAAGCAAAACCCAACCGATGAAGAGGTGATGGAAGCAGCTAAAAAAGCCAATGCCCATGAGTTTATTATGAAATTAGAGAATGGGTATGATACCTATATTGGAGAACGAGGTGTGAAACTGTCTGGTGGACAAAAGCAAAGACTCTCCATAGCCAGAATATTTCTTAAAAATCCACCGATTTTAATATTAGATGAAGCCACATCGGCCTTAGATAATGAAACAGAAAAAATCATTCAACAATCCTTGTTTTCTCTTTCTGAGAATAGAACTACCTTAGTCATTGCCCATAGATTAGCCACAATTCGGAATGCTGATCGAATTATGGTGTTAACCGATGAGGGAATCGCAGAAGAAGGAAGTCACGAGGAGTTACTTCAGCAGGAGGGTATTTATGCAAGGCTATATAAAGCTCAGTTTGATGGGTTCATTCCTGATGTGGCGTAG
- the asnA gene encoding aspartate--ammonia ligase, producing the protein MMEQAKELLIIPVDYDPKLDIRETEIAIKRIKDFFEGRLAEMLNLTRVSAPLFVRPETGINDNLNGVERPVSFEVKGIDNKEVEVVHSLAKWKRMALHRYGFKLGEGIYTDMDAIRRDEDLDNLHSIYVDQWDWERVISKEERRIETLKSTVESIYGVFKDTENYLFQFYPHLGKMLPEEITFITAQELEDRYPTLSPKERENAITKEKKAVFIIAIGGDMKSGEKHDGRAPDYDDWNLNGDILFWYPMLDQAVELSSMGVRVDEEAMARQLSLAKCEDRQSLVFHQGILTKVLPYTIGGGIGQSRICMFFLKKAHIGEVQAAIWPDKMIETCEKAKIALL; encoded by the coding sequence ATGATGGAGCAAGCAAAAGAATTATTAATTATCCCAGTGGACTATGATCCCAAACTAGATATCCGAGAAACTGAAATTGCAATTAAAAGAATTAAAGACTTTTTTGAAGGTAGATTGGCTGAAATGTTAAATCTCACTAGGGTATCTGCCCCTTTGTTTGTTAGACCAGAGACGGGTATCAATGACAACTTAAATGGCGTAGAGAGACCTGTCTCCTTTGAAGTAAAAGGAATAGATAATAAAGAAGTAGAGGTGGTACATTCACTAGCAAAGTGGAAGCGAATGGCTCTACACCGATATGGGTTTAAGTTAGGGGAAGGAATTTATACAGATATGGACGCCATCCGCAGGGACGAGGATTTAGATAATCTACATTCCATTTATGTAGACCAGTGGGACTGGGAGAGGGTTATCTCTAAGGAAGAGAGAAGGATTGAAACATTAAAATCTACTGTAGAGAGTATTTATGGCGTTTTTAAAGATACGGAAAACTACTTATTTCAGTTCTATCCACACTTAGGTAAAATGTTACCTGAGGAGATCACCTTCATTACTGCCCAAGAGCTGGAGGATCGCTATCCAACGTTATCTCCTAAGGAAAGAGAAAATGCAATTACCAAGGAAAAGAAAGCAGTTTTCATTATTGCAATTGGTGGAGATATGAAATCCGGTGAAAAGCATGATGGACGAGCACCTGATTATGATGATTGGAATTTGAATGGTGATATTTTATTTTGGTACCCAATGTTAGATCAGGCTGTAGAGCTTTCCTCTATGGGGGTGCGAGTCGATGAGGAAGCCATGGCAAGACAATTGAGCTTAGCAAAATGTGAGGATCGTCAAAGCTTAGTTTTTCATCAAGGTATTTTAACTAAAGTGCTGCCCTATACAATAGGTGGGGGAATTGGCCAGTCAAGAATTTGTATGTTTTTCTTAAAAAAGGCCCATATAGGAGAGGTACAAGCAGCCATATGGCCTGATAAGATGATAGAAACATGTGAAAAAGCTAAAATAGCATTGTTATAG
- a CDS encoding DUF2935 domain-containing protein yields MDKEDILPYENVALFEHQFWLQVLGDHARFILNALSPEEREEIQRAQYFIHIFDQLLEESRKSPRGSALSKLTDQAYGCAQEIRTFKLHLIKRHLVGKIEIGLPPTFLNHMVNEVEEYLRILCFLSMKQIPITQPIHYHMVWLLDAAGHSAGIMGDLDMVEKELIRKSGKFTQRFEEFYIKAVEIAGYTRTTLDQFPAFTRFNYQVEGELLLFKKFLRELEALELNQKVLGTLSALMLDHMAREECYYLTKLAQVTEVKEPKCDPTKARTEA; encoded by the coding sequence TTGGATAAGGAAGACATTTTACCCTATGAGAATGTGGCACTATTTGAACATCAATTTTGGCTACAGGTTTTAGGTGACCATGCACGATTCATCTTGAATGCATTATCTCCAGAAGAACGAGAAGAAATTCAAAGAGCACAGTACTTCATTCATATATTTGATCAACTGTTGGAAGAATCAAGAAAATCCCCTAGGGGTTCAGCTTTAAGCAAGCTTACGGATCAAGCCTATGGATGTGCCCAGGAGATTCGTACTTTCAAGCTACATCTTATTAAAAGACATTTAGTAGGAAAGATTGAGATTGGTCTCCCACCAACATTCCTCAATCATATGGTCAATGAAGTGGAGGAATATTTACGAATTCTCTGTTTTCTTTCAATGAAACAGATCCCAATTACACAGCCTATTCATTATCATATGGTATGGCTTCTTGATGCCGCAGGACATTCGGCAGGAATTATGGGCGACCTTGACATGGTTGAAAAGGAACTCATTAGAAAAAGTGGAAAATTCACCCAGCGATTTGAAGAATTCTATATTAAAGCAGTGGAAATCGCAGGGTATACCAGAACAACCCTTGATCAATTTCCTGCCTTTACACGATTCAATTATCAGGTAGAAGGGGAATTACTCTTATTTAAGAAATTCTTAAGAGAATTAGAAGCATTAGAATTAAACCAGAAGGTCTTAGGGACTTTATCGGCACTCATGCTAGATCATATGGCTCGTGAGGAATGCTACTATTTAACAAAGCTAGCCCAGGTCACAGAAGTAAAAGAACCTAAGTGTGATCCAACAAAGGCCAGAACAGAAGCGTGA
- a CDS encoding bacteriohemerythrin: MFKWKESFNCEVGSVDQQHQKLFQIGMQLHEIVKAKDQLDHYDEMMEVLQELKHYTIDHFQYEEALMEKHHYPGIADHKEAHQAFINKVIEIENQDIDEKQKKIGMDIIIFIANWIESHIMKVDMEYKEFFQEKGSL, encoded by the coding sequence TTGTTTAAATGGAAGGAAAGTTTTAATTGTGAAGTAGGTTCTGTGGATCAGCAACATCAAAAGCTTTTTCAGATTGGAATGCAGTTACATGAAATAGTGAAAGCTAAGGATCAGTTGGATCACTATGATGAAATGATGGAAGTGCTACAAGAGCTAAAGCATTATACCATCGATCATTTTCAATATGAAGAGGCTTTAATGGAAAAGCATCATTATCCGGGAATAGCGGATCATAAAGAAGCCCATCAAGCTTTTATCAATAAGGTGATTGAAATTGAAAATCAAGACATCGATGAAAAGCAGAAAAAAATAGGGATGGATATCATTATTTTTATTGCAAATTGGATTGAGAGTCATATTATGAAAGTTGATATGGAATATAAAGAGTTCTTCCAAGAAAAGGGATCCCTTTAA
- the nifJ gene encoding pyruvate:ferredoxin (flavodoxin) oxidoreductase, which yields MARKMKTMDGNAAAAHVSYAFTDVAAIYPITPSSNMAENVDEWSSEGLKNIFGQTVQVTEMQSEAGAAGAVHGSLAAGALTTTFTASQGLLLMIPNMYKIAGELLPGVFHVSARALAGHALSIFGDHSDVMAVRQTGCALLASGSVQEVMDLGGVAHLAAIKGRMPFVHFFDGFRTSHEMQKIEVIEFDELEKLVDWNEIKAFRNRGLNPEHPELRGTAQNPDIFFQAKEASNPFYEVIPGIVNDYMKEITKLTGREYAPFNYYGAPDAENIIIAMGSVTETIEEVVDYLNEKGEKVGLIKVHLYRPFSAKYFFDVVPDSVKRISVLDRTKEPGSLGEPLYQDILTIFFGKENAPLIVGGRYGLGSKDTTPPQIKAVFDNLKAEKPRNAFTVGINDDVTHTSLPVEENVVTASKGTIRCKFWGLGSDGTVGANKSAIKIIGDNTDMYAQAYFSYDSKKSGGVTISHLRFGKQPIRSTYLIDQADFVACHNQSYVYQYDLLKGLKPGGIFLLNCIWSPEELDAKLPASIKRYIVENNINFYTLNATKIATEIGLGGRINMVMQSAFFKLAEVIPVEDATKYLKEAIVDAYGIKGEKIVNMNQEAVNQGVNALVKIDVPASWGSAQEEVAVAAEAPAFIENILRPINAQGGDDLPVSAFVGAEDGTFPLGTSAYEKRCIAVDVPEWQMEKCIQCNQCAYVCPHAAIRPFLVDEKEAAQAPEGFKTLKAMGKEFNGLQYRLQVSTLDCTGCGNCVDICPAPKGKAIEMKPVEPQVEAQKENWEYATTLTDKSELTNIGTVKGSQFAQPLFEFSGACAGCGETPYVKLITQLFGDRMMVANATGCSSIYGGSAPSVPYCKNVKGQGPAWANSLFEDNAEFGYGMFLGVKQIRDKVSDLMTEALSLDIAEELKDAFKAWLEGKDQAQPSKEATYNMLPLFDAAKGNPIIDEIIEKKDFLVKKSQWIFGGDGWAYDIGFGGLDHVIASGDDINILVMDTEVYSNTGGQSSKASPTAAIAKFAASGKKTKKKDLGMIAMSYGYVYVAQVAMGADKNQLIKAMKEAEAYDGPSVVIAYSPCIAHGIKAGMGKTQEQSKNAVEAGYWHLYRFNPELKEAGKNPFVLDSKAPTTPFRDFLLGEVRYSSLSKTFPETAEMLFEKSEKEAKERYETYKRLSEI from the coding sequence ATGGCAAGAAAGATGAAAACAATGGATGGGAACGCAGCTGCGGCTCATGTATCTTATGCTTTTACAGATGTTGCTGCAATCTATCCGATTACACCATCATCCAATATGGCAGAAAATGTAGACGAGTGGAGTTCTGAGGGACTTAAAAACATTTTCGGACAGACAGTACAGGTAACAGAAATGCAATCTGAGGCGGGAGCAGCGGGAGCCGTACATGGTTCTTTAGCAGCTGGTGCCTTAACAACAACATTCACAGCGTCTCAAGGTCTTTTGTTAATGATTCCCAACATGTATAAAATCGCCGGAGAGTTACTACCTGGTGTATTCCATGTAAGTGCTCGTGCCTTAGCGGGACATGCGCTTTCTATCTTTGGAGATCACTCAGATGTAATGGCAGTAAGACAAACAGGATGTGCGCTCTTAGCTTCAGGTAGTGTTCAAGAAGTAATGGACCTAGGGGGCGTAGCTCACTTGGCCGCAATTAAAGGCAGAATGCCTTTTGTTCATTTCTTTGATGGATTTAGAACTTCTCATGAAATGCAAAAAATTGAAGTGATTGAGTTTGATGAGCTTGAAAAGTTAGTAGATTGGAATGAAATCAAAGCCTTTAGAAATAGAGGGTTAAACCCAGAGCATCCAGAACTAAGAGGAACTGCTCAAAATCCAGACATATTTTTCCAAGCAAAGGAAGCCTCCAACCCATTCTATGAGGTGATTCCAGGTATCGTTAATGATTATATGAAAGAGATCACTAAGCTAACAGGAAGAGAGTATGCACCATTTAACTATTATGGAGCACCTGATGCTGAAAACATTATTATTGCAATGGGATCAGTCACAGAAACAATCGAAGAAGTAGTGGATTACTTAAATGAAAAAGGAGAAAAAGTGGGTCTTATAAAAGTACATCTATATAGACCGTTTTCTGCTAAATATTTCTTTGACGTAGTACCTGATTCAGTTAAGCGTATCTCTGTATTAGATAGAACAAAGGAACCCGGTTCATTGGGAGAGCCATTATACCAAGATATTCTAACCATATTCTTTGGTAAAGAAAATGCACCATTAATCGTGGGGGGAAGATATGGTCTTGGATCTAAAGATACAACACCGCCTCAAATTAAGGCAGTATTTGATAATTTAAAGGCAGAGAAGCCTAGAAATGCATTTACCGTTGGGATTAATGATGATGTAACACATACATCGCTACCAGTAGAAGAAAATGTTGTCACAGCATCTAAAGGAACAATCAGATGTAAGTTCTGGGGACTCGGATCCGATGGTACAGTAGGGGCTAACAAAAGTGCCATTAAAATTATTGGGGATAATACAGACATGTATGCACAAGCTTACTTCTCCTATGATTCAAAAAAATCTGGTGGGGTAACTATTTCTCACTTAAGATTTGGTAAGCAACCGATCCGTTCCACTTACTTAATTGACCAAGCTGATTTTGTAGCCTGTCATAACCAATCCTACGTATATCAATATGATTTATTAAAGGGATTGAAGCCAGGAGGAATATTCCTATTGAACTGTATCTGGTCACCAGAGGAATTAGACGCAAAATTACCTGCTTCAATTAAACGTTATATTGTAGAGAACAACATTAACTTCTACACATTAAATGCCACAAAAATTGCCACTGAAATCGGATTAGGCGGAAGAATCAACATGGTAATGCAATCTGCATTCTTTAAATTAGCAGAGGTAATTCCAGTTGAAGATGCGACTAAGTATCTAAAGGAAGCAATTGTAGATGCTTATGGAATTAAAGGTGAAAAGATTGTTAACATGAACCAGGAAGCAGTTAATCAAGGCGTTAATGCATTAGTAAAGATTGACGTACCTGCAAGTTGGGGAAGTGCTCAAGAAGAAGTAGCAGTAGCGGCAGAAGCACCTGCCTTTATTGAAAATATCTTAAGGCCAATTAATGCACAAGGTGGAGATGATCTACCGGTAAGTGCTTTTGTTGGAGCAGAAGATGGAACATTCCCATTGGGAACAAGTGCATATGAGAAGCGTTGTATCGCTGTTGATGTACCAGAATGGCAAATGGAAAAATGTATTCAATGTAACCAATGTGCTTATGTTTGTCCTCATGCTGCCATTAGACCTTTCTTGGTTGATGAAAAAGAAGCGGCTCAGGCGCCTGAAGGATTTAAAACATTGAAGGCAATGGGTAAAGAGTTCAATGGATTACAATACCGCCTACAAGTGAGCACCCTTGACTGTACAGGTTGCGGAAACTGTGTAGACATTTGTCCAGCACCTAAAGGAAAGGCCATTGAAATGAAACCTGTAGAGCCTCAAGTTGAAGCTCAAAAAGAAAATTGGGAATATGCAACGACCTTAACAGATAAGTCAGAGCTAACCAATATTGGGACTGTAAAAGGAAGCCAGTTTGCACAGCCATTATTTGAATTCTCAGGAGCTTGTGCAGGTTGTGGGGAAACACCATATGTAAAACTAATCACACAGCTATTCGGTGATCGAATGATGGTTGCCAATGCAACAGGTTGTTCTTCAATCTATGGTGGTAGTGCACCATCTGTACCATATTGTAAAAATGTAAAAGGCCAAGGTCCTGCTTGGGCAAACTCACTCTTTGAAGATAATGCTGAGTTTGGATATGGTATGTTCTTAGGAGTAAAACAAATTAGAGATAAGGTGTCTGATTTAATGACAGAAGCATTATCATTAGACATCGCTGAAGAATTGAAGGACGCCTTCAAGGCATGGTTAGAAGGAAAAGACCAAGCACAACCTTCTAAAGAAGCAACTTACAACATGTTACCACTGTTTGATGCTGCTAAAGGAAATCCAATCATTGATGAAATCATCGAGAAGAAAGACTTCTTAGTGAAAAAATCACAGTGGATCTTTGGTGGAGACGGTTGGGCTTACGATATCGGATTCGGTGGATTAGACCATGTCATTGCTTCTGGTGATGATATCAACATCCTTGTCATGGATACAGAGGTTTATTCAAATACAGGAGGACAATCTTCTAAAGCTTCACCAACAGCTGCAATTGCTAAATTTGCTGCTTCAGGTAAGAAGACAAAGAAGAAGGACCTAGGTATGATTGCAATGAGCTATGGTTATGTATATGTAGCACAGGTGGCAATGGGAGCAGATAAAAACCAATTAATCAAAGCCATGAAAGAAGCGGAAGCCTACGATGGACCTTCAGTAGTCATCGCATACTCACCATGTATCGCTCACGGAATCAAAGCTGGAATGGGTAAAACCCAAGAGCAGTCTAAGAATGCCGTTGAAGCTGGATACTGGCATCTATACAGATTCAACCCAGAGCTAAAAGAAGCAGGAAAGAATCCATTTGTATTAGATTCTAAGGCGCCAACAACTCCATTTAGAGATTTCTTACTAGGTGAAGTGCGTTATTCCTCTCTATCTAAAACCTTCCCTGAAACAGCAGAAATGCTATTTGAAAAGTCTGAGAAGGAAGCAAAAGAAAGATACGAAACATACAAGCGTTTATCTGAAATATAA